From Streptomonospora salina, the proteins below share one genomic window:
- a CDS encoding glycoside hydrolase family 127 protein yields the protein MENDTRTRTRAVAVAPATGPRRGIGLDEFRPAGGFWERMQRSNARNTLRHCLDWVDRLGWIANFDRVSQGATDGPRPGWPFSDSEIYKLAEALAWEYGRLGEDWVNTVLESLVDRIAAAQDGDGYLNTCFGHAGQRSRYTDLESGHELYCTGHLLQAAVARARTVGPDKLVEVARRAADHVCREFGPAGRAGLCGHPEIELGLAELGRVLDEPRYTEQARLFVERRGHGTLRPIALLDAAYFQDDVPVREAEVWRGHAVRALYLAAGTADVAADTGDTGLLDAVERQWRRTVERRTYLTGGMGSRHQDEGFGEDWELPPDRAYCETCAGIASVMVSWRLYLATGDVRYADLMERTLYNVVAASPAPDGRAFFYANPLHQRTAAADAGPDRVNPRAEGGVRAPWFDVSCCPTNLARTLATWQCYAASVEGDTVTLLQYAAGELRLALDGGDLVLRITTAYPDDGAVRIEVVDAPDREVHLRLRVPHWAHGATLTDGAGARGVAPGWAPARSTLTPGSVLDLHLPVEPRLSRPDPRIDAVRGCVAVERGPLVLCAESLDLPEAWALEDVRLDTARPPRAEGDGAVVRMAAVRPAPPPPDAAGYPPYRSSAPQLRGGSEDSEPAWRDVPLVPYYRWARRGSSAMRVFLPEAQNGARGRG from the coding sequence GTGGAAAACGACACCCGCACCCGCACCCGCGCCGTCGCGGTCGCCCCGGCCACCGGTCCGCGCCGGGGAATCGGACTCGACGAATTCCGCCCTGCCGGCGGCTTCTGGGAACGGATGCAGCGGTCGAATGCGCGCAACACCCTGCGCCACTGCCTCGACTGGGTGGACCGGCTGGGCTGGATCGCGAACTTCGACCGGGTATCGCAGGGCGCGACCGACGGCCCCCGACCGGGGTGGCCCTTCTCCGACTCGGAGATCTACAAGCTGGCGGAGGCCCTGGCCTGGGAATACGGTCGCTTGGGCGAGGACTGGGTGAACACGGTGCTCGAATCGCTCGTCGACCGGATCGCCGCGGCCCAGGACGGCGACGGCTACCTCAACACCTGCTTCGGCCACGCCGGCCAGCGCTCCCGCTACACCGACCTCGAATCCGGGCACGAGCTGTACTGCACCGGCCACCTGCTGCAGGCCGCCGTCGCCCGCGCGCGGACCGTCGGCCCGGACAAGCTCGTCGAGGTGGCCCGCCGGGCCGCCGATCACGTGTGCCGCGAGTTCGGCCCCGCCGGCCGAGCGGGCCTGTGCGGCCACCCGGAGATCGAGCTCGGCCTGGCCGAACTGGGGCGCGTGCTGGACGAACCGCGCTACACCGAGCAGGCGCGCCTGTTCGTCGAACGGCGCGGGCACGGCACGTTGCGGCCCATCGCGCTGCTGGACGCCGCCTACTTCCAGGACGACGTGCCGGTCCGCGAGGCCGAGGTGTGGCGCGGCCATGCGGTGCGGGCGCTGTACCTGGCGGCCGGGACCGCCGACGTGGCCGCGGACACGGGCGATACCGGGCTGCTGGACGCCGTCGAGCGGCAGTGGCGGCGCACGGTCGAGCGGCGCACGTACCTGACCGGGGGCATGGGGTCGCGGCACCAGGACGAAGGCTTCGGCGAGGACTGGGAGCTGCCGCCCGATCGCGCCTACTGCGAGACGTGCGCGGGAATCGCCTCCGTCATGGTCTCGTGGCGGCTCTACCTCGCCACGGGCGACGTGCGCTATGCCGACCTGATGGAGCGCACGCTCTACAACGTGGTCGCCGCTTCGCCGGCCCCCGACGGGCGCGCCTTCTTCTACGCCAACCCGCTGCACCAGCGCACCGCCGCGGCCGACGCAGGGCCGGACCGGGTGAACCCGCGCGCCGAGGGAGGCGTGCGTGCACCCTGGTTCGACGTCTCATGCTGTCCCACGAACCTGGCACGCACGCTCGCCACCTGGCAGTGCTACGCGGCCTCGGTCGAGGGCGACACCGTGACGCTGCTGCAGTACGCGGCCGGCGAGCTGCGCCTGGCCCTGGACGGCGGCGACCTGGTCCTGCGCATCACGACCGCCTATCCCGACGACGGGGCCGTACGCATCGAGGTCGTCGATGCGCCCGACCGGGAAGTGCACCTGCGGCTGCGGGTTCCGCACTGGGCGCACGGCGCCACACTGACCGATGGCGCGGGCGCGCGCGGCGTCGCACCCGGCTGGGCGCCGGCGCGCAGCACGCTGACTCCCGGGTCCGTCCTCGACCTGCACCTGCCGGTCGAACCGCGGTTGAGCCGACCCGATCCCCGCATCGACGCGGTGCGCGGCTGCGTCGCCGTCGAGCGCGGGCCGCTCGTGCTGTGCGCGGAGTCCCTCGACCTTCCGGAAGCCTGGGCGCTGGAGGACGTCCGCCTCGACACCGCGCGCCCTCCCCGAGCCGAGGGGGACGGCGCGGTCGTGCGGATGGCGGCCGTGCGGCCGGCGCCTCCCCCGCCGGATGCCGCCGGCTACCCCCCGTACCGGTCGTCGGCGCCGCAGCTGCGCGGGGGCTCCGAGGACTCCGAGCCCGCGTGGCGCGATGTTCCCCTCGTTCCCTACTACCGGTGGGCGCGTCGGGGAAGCTCGGCGATGCGGGTGTTCCTCCCGGAAGCGCAGAACGGCGCCCGGGGCCGCGGCTGA
- a CDS encoding LacI family DNA-binding transcriptional regulator gives MVTIGDVARAAGVARSTASYALSGRRAVSDEVRERVRQAARDLGYAPNAGARALATSQTRVIGLLAQFLPDEFAPAMLQYIQGVTNTARDAGYDILLSSDPDGPAALKRITDSRMVDGVVLLNVAEHDDRLPVLRAAPQHGALVGLPGDCTGVDVFDLDFEESGRSMIAHLHTRGHRELLLVSQPEHVIERGGAYVWRLQNAALETAAARGITLHAVYGSSAQPEIGRELHALLDAYPDATGLLLNNEAAAAALPTVLHERNLSAPEDLSVIGRYSDEFARTFSLPFSSIESAPDRLGRMAVRQLVRRVEKEVPADAPYVVRFVSPDLVDRGSTAAPPPAD, from the coding sequence ATGGTCACGATCGGGGACGTCGCCCGCGCCGCCGGGGTCGCGCGTTCGACCGCCTCGTACGCCCTCAGCGGCAGGCGCGCCGTCTCCGACGAGGTGCGCGAACGGGTCCGGCAGGCGGCGCGCGACCTGGGCTACGCGCCCAACGCCGGCGCCCGCGCCCTGGCCACCTCCCAGACCCGCGTGATCGGCCTGCTCGCGCAGTTCCTGCCGGACGAATTCGCGCCGGCCATGCTGCAGTACATCCAGGGCGTGACGAACACGGCCCGCGACGCCGGATACGACATCCTGCTCAGCTCCGACCCGGACGGGCCCGCGGCGCTCAAGCGCATCACCGACTCGCGCATGGTCGACGGCGTCGTCCTGCTCAACGTCGCCGAGCACGACGACCGCCTGCCCGTGCTGCGGGCGGCGCCGCAGCACGGAGCGCTGGTGGGCCTGCCGGGCGACTGCACCGGCGTCGACGTGTTCGACCTCGACTTCGAGGAGTCGGGCCGCAGCATGATCGCGCACCTGCACACACGCGGACACCGCGAACTGCTCCTCGTCTCGCAACCCGAGCACGTGATCGAGCGCGGCGGCGCCTACGTCTGGCGCCTGCAGAACGCCGCCCTCGAGACCGCCGCCGCCCGCGGCATCACCCTGCACGCGGTCTACGGCTCCTCCGCCCAGCCCGAGATCGGGCGCGAGCTGCACGCCCTCCTCGACGCCTACCCCGACGCCACCGGGCTGCTGCTCAACAACGAAGCCGCAGCCGCGGCCCTGCCGACCGTCCTGCACGAACGGAACCTGTCGGCACCCGAGGACCTGTCCGTCATCGGGCGCTACTCCGACGAGTTCGCCCGGACGTTCTCCCTGCCGTTCTCTTCGATCGAGAGCGCCCCCGACCGGCTCGGGCGCATGGCGGTACGCCAGCTCGTCCGGCGGGTCGAGAAGGAGGTCCCGGCCGACGCGCCCTACGTGGTGCGGTTCGTGTCGCCGGATCTGGTGGACCGGGGCAGCACCGCCGCCCCGCCGCCCGCGGATTGA
- a CDS encoding sugar ABC transporter substrate-binding protein has product MHDTRRTSAARCASAGLAAATLVLATACSSSGDGGAAGQDTDTYTWWDPYPQHTEGSDWAERVNDCGEQAGVQIERTASDTTDLTNRALLAAQEGNSPDVILLDNPAVPTLADTGMLASVGEIGLEVGEVDENLLAAGVVDDETYGIPIGANTLAIYYNAEILDAAGVDPESVTDWQSLTDALARVTENGDKGITFAATGTEEGSFQFLPWFWGSGADLRDLDSPEAVEALELWDDWLAQGYAPESVINNSQNTTWEEFSTGEFGFAVNGTWQVDNAAEADFDTGVIQIPAQGGGTAPAPTGGEFIVTPLQSETDRYDVTRQIVECMTTPAGFVETATTFAYYVPPTAAGQEELLQKQPELDPWVQAVRDAKGRTSDNLGTDYPKISEPMWTAVQNALSGSATPAEALKKAQADAEAATGR; this is encoded by the coding sequence ATGCACGACACCAGACGCACGTCCGCCGCCCGCTGCGCGTCGGCGGGCCTGGCCGCCGCAACACTCGTCCTGGCGACCGCGTGCTCGTCGTCCGGCGACGGCGGCGCCGCCGGCCAGGACACCGACACCTACACCTGGTGGGACCCCTATCCGCAGCACACCGAGGGTTCCGACTGGGCCGAGCGTGTGAACGACTGCGGCGAGCAGGCCGGCGTGCAGATCGAACGCACCGCCTCCGACACCACCGACCTGACCAACCGGGCGCTGCTGGCCGCGCAGGAGGGCAACAGCCCCGACGTCATCCTGCTGGACAATCCGGCGGTGCCCACCCTGGCCGACACCGGCATGCTCGCCAGCGTCGGCGAAATCGGCCTGGAGGTCGGCGAGGTCGACGAGAACCTCCTGGCCGCCGGCGTCGTGGACGACGAGACCTACGGCATCCCGATCGGCGCCAACACCCTGGCGATCTACTACAACGCCGAGATCCTCGACGCCGCCGGAGTCGACCCGGAGTCGGTCACCGACTGGCAGTCGCTGACCGACGCACTCGCCCGGGTCACCGAGAACGGCGACAAGGGCATCACCTTCGCGGCCACCGGCACCGAGGAAGGCTCCTTCCAGTTCCTGCCGTGGTTCTGGGGCTCCGGAGCCGACCTGCGCGACCTCGACTCGCCCGAAGCCGTCGAGGCGCTCGAACTGTGGGACGACTGGCTCGCGCAGGGCTACGCCCCCGAATCGGTCATCAACAACTCGCAGAACACCACCTGGGAGGAGTTCTCGACCGGCGAGTTCGGCTTCGCCGTCAACGGCACCTGGCAGGTCGACAACGCCGCCGAGGCCGACTTCGACACCGGCGTCATCCAGATCCCGGCCCAAGGCGGAGGAACGGCGCCCGCACCGACCGGCGGCGAGTTCATCGTCACCCCCCTGCAGTCCGAGACCGACCGCTACGACGTCACCCGCCAGATCGTGGAGTGCATGACCACGCCCGCCGGCTTCGTCGAGACCGCTACGACCTTCGCCTACTACGTCCCCCCGACAGCGGCGGGCCAGGAGGAGCTGCTGCAGAAGCAGCCCGAGCTGGACCCGTGGGTCCAGGCGGTGCGCGACGCCAAGGGGCGCACCAGCGACAACCTCGGCACCGACTACCCGAAGATCTCCGAGCCGATGTGGACCGCGGTGCAGAACGCGCTGTCGGGATCGGCCACGCCCGCCGAGGCGCTGAAGAAGGCACAGGCCGACGCCGAAGCCGCGACCGGACGATGA
- a CDS encoding carbohydrate ABC transporter permease has translation MATTPVETTGRVSGGGAAGRAPAAPARRERRRLPGTSQQWSAIGFAAPLLVYLTAFYAYPLLRNVELSLHDYTVRAFVQGDPEFAGFANYAEVFTSGTFGVALVNTAVFTLVSIAFQYAIGLALAVFFQANFRLSSVLRALFLVPWLLPLIVSSSTWAWMLNSEYGIVNSVVQAFGGPQIDWLTSPETALISVIIANVWLGIPFNLVILYSGLQQIPAGLYEAASLDGATAWQRFRRITVPLLRPVTAITLLLGFIYTLKVVDVVWIMTTGGPGDASLILAVWSYREAFGTGQPEFSPAAAIGNLLIVIALVFGFVHLRMQRSGEGS, from the coding sequence ATGGCCACCACCCCGGTCGAAACGACGGGACGCGTGTCCGGCGGCGGTGCGGCGGGCCGAGCGCCCGCCGCACCGGCACGGCGCGAACGCCGCCGGCTCCCGGGCACCTCGCAGCAGTGGAGCGCGATCGGTTTCGCCGCTCCCCTGCTGGTCTATCTGACGGCGTTCTACGCCTACCCGCTGTTGCGCAACGTCGAACTGAGCCTGCACGACTACACCGTGCGGGCCTTCGTGCAGGGCGATCCGGAATTCGCCGGGTTCGCGAACTACGCCGAGGTGTTCACCTCCGGCACGTTCGGCGTCGCCCTGGTCAACACCGCCGTGTTCACGCTCGTCTCGATCGCGTTCCAGTACGCGATCGGCCTGGCGCTAGCCGTGTTCTTCCAGGCGAACTTCCGGTTGTCGAGCGTGCTGCGCGCGCTGTTCCTCGTGCCCTGGTTGCTGCCGCTGATCGTCTCGTCCTCGACGTGGGCGTGGATGCTCAACAGCGAGTACGGGATCGTGAACTCGGTCGTCCAGGCGTTCGGCGGGCCGCAGATCGACTGGCTGACCTCGCCGGAAACCGCCCTGATCTCGGTGATCATCGCCAACGTCTGGCTGGGAATCCCGTTCAACCTGGTGATCCTGTACTCGGGCCTGCAGCAGATCCCCGCCGGCCTCTACGAGGCGGCCTCCCTGGACGGGGCCACGGCCTGGCAGCGGTTCCGGCGCATCACCGTCCCCCTGCTGCGCCCGGTCACCGCCATCACCCTGCTGCTCGGCTTCATCTACACCCTCAAAGTGGTCGACGTCGTGTGGATCATGACCACCGGCGGACCCGGCGACGCGTCGCTCATCCTCGCGGTGTGGTCCTACCGGGAGGCCTTCGGCACAGGCCAGCCCGAGTTCTCGCCGGCCGCCGCGATCGGCAATCTGCTCATCGTCATCGCGCTGGTGTTCGGATTCGTCCACCTGCGGATGCAGCGTTCGGGGGAGGGATCATGA
- a CDS encoding carbohydrate ABC transporter permease, producing the protein MTARPWWKTALGAVLTAFMLFPVYWMVNVSLTQTQDLRRDSPRWFPSAPTFDGYTAALSQQLPALGTSLVIGFGCVALTVAIAAPAGYALAVLHLRGGRTLSFLLLVAQMIPAVVMAMGFYAVYVRLGLLNTVWGLIVADSTIAVPFGVLLYSTFMAGIPRELVQAARIDGAGVWRIFSSIVLPVSRNSTVTVSLFAFLWAWSDFIFASTLNRSGAFIPITLGIYQYIGNNTTQWNAIMATAVVASVPAAILLVVAQRYVAAGVTAGAVKD; encoded by the coding sequence ATGACGGCCCGCCCGTGGTGGAAGACGGCGCTCGGCGCGGTGCTCACCGCGTTCATGCTGTTCCCCGTCTACTGGATGGTGAACGTGTCGCTGACGCAGACGCAGGACCTGCGCCGCGACAGCCCGCGCTGGTTCCCGAGCGCCCCGACCTTCGACGGCTACACCGCCGCCCTGTCGCAGCAGCTTCCGGCGCTGGGCACGAGCCTGGTCATCGGATTCGGCTGTGTGGCCCTCACCGTGGCGATCGCCGCTCCGGCCGGCTACGCGCTGGCGGTCCTGCATCTGCGGGGCGGACGCACGCTCAGCTTCCTGCTGCTGGTCGCCCAGATGATCCCGGCGGTGGTCATGGCGATGGGTTTCTACGCGGTCTATGTGCGCCTGGGCCTGCTCAACACGGTCTGGGGGCTGATCGTGGCCGATTCGACGATCGCGGTCCCGTTCGGGGTGCTGCTGTACTCGACGTTCATGGCGGGCATCCCGCGCGAACTCGTCCAGGCCGCACGCATCGACGGCGCCGGTGTCTGGCGCATCTTCTCCTCGATCGTGCTTCCGGTGAGCAGGAACTCCACCGTGACGGTGTCGCTGTTCGCCTTCCTGTGGGCGTGGTCGGACTTCATCTTCGCCTCCACCCTCAACCGCTCGGGTGCATTCATCCCGATCACCCTCGGCATCTACCAGTACATCGGCAACAACACCACCCAGTGGAACGCCATCATGGCCACCGCCGTGGTGGCGTCTGTTCCTGCGGCGATCCTGCTGGTCGTCGCGCAACGCTACGTGGCCGCCGGCGTGACCGCCGGCGCTGTGAAGGACTGA